A single Mangifera indica cultivar Alphonso chromosome 20, CATAS_Mindica_2.1, whole genome shotgun sequence DNA region contains:
- the LOC123204774 gene encoding uncharacterized protein LOC123204774 translates to MTTNIAESFNALARHARKLPVVMLIEFLRSTLQKWFYCRRNMADTCTHPLTPWAEEKLANHIHKSANMIVKPITVDRYEVYSSGRPVAIVNLATKECSCKKFQLSQIACAHVATIARFQNLSNCYPWVNKYYSTEYWKAVYQEAVEPLGDPSEWVQTEDICIVNPPQMQQRRSGRPS, encoded by the exons atgaccacaaatattgctgaatCGTTTAACGCTTTGGCACGACATGCACGTAAACTTCCAGTGGTTATGCTCATTGAATTTCTACGTTCGACattacaaaaatggttttattgtCGACGCAATATGGCAG ATACTTGCACTCATCCTCTAACTCCATGGGCTGAAGAAAAGTTAGCTAATCATATTCACAAATCAGCTAATATGATTGTCAAACCAATAACCGTTGATAGATACGAAGTGTATAGCAGTGGTAGACCTGTCGCTATCGTGAATCTTGCAACAAAAGAATGCAGCTGCAAAAAATTTCAGCTTTCACAAATAGCATGCGCACATGTTGCGACAATTGCCAGATTTCAAAACCTATCAAATTGTTATCCttgggtaaataaatattactcaacTGAATATTGGAAAGCCGTCTATCAGGAGGCTGTTGAACCTTTGGGAGATCCTTCCGAATGGGTGCAAACTGAAGATATCTGTATTGTTAATCCACCACAAATGCAACAACGACGTTCTGGTCGTCCTTCATAA